The window TGATCTTACGTATTGGTGATCTAAGTGACGAGGACCTTATGGTGCATACAATCGTTGTCATACCTTCTGATATTGAACAAATGACAACAAACCTAAAAGCACCTATCATCATTAATAATAAGACAAAAAAAGGTATGCAGGTCATTCTAGAAGATGATCAATACCAAGTAAAACATAATCTCTACCAACACCTTAAACAATACGAACAAAAGGTGGGTGAATAAGATGCTAGCATTATCAAGAAAAAAAGGAGAAGGTATTATGATTGGCGAAGACATAGAACTGGTTGTCTTAGACATCGTGGGTGAGAATGTTCGCCTAGGTATCAAGGCACCCAAGCATGTCACCATTCACCGAAAAGAAATCTTTATCCAAATTAGAGAAGAAAACAAAGCTGCTCTTAACAGTTCTAAGCAAAGCACAGACTTATTAAAAAACCTCTTAAAATAACAACAAATGACATGATAAAATAAATTGTAAAAAAATAGTCCAAAAGTATTAAGTCATTCATATTTTATCCGATATATATATTGAAATGTATAAGGAGTCATTCGATTGGGCCCATTGGCTTCTTATATAAATAATATTGGTGGCAAAGGAAGGCCATCTTAAAATTCAAGGAGGAATATCTTATGAGAATTAATCACAATATGTTAGCTATGAATACGCATCGTCAAATGGGTACAACTGGTGTTAACCAATCAAAATCCATGGAAAAACTCTCTTCAGGACTTAGAATCAACCGTGCTGGTGATGATGCAGCTGGTTTAGCTATTTCTGAAAAAATGAGAGGCCAAATTAGAGGTCTTAATCAAGCTTCAAGAAATGCACAGGATGGTATTTCTATGATTCAGACTGCAGAAGGTGCTTTGAATGAGACACAATCAATTCTCCAAAGGATGAGAGAATTAGCAGTTCAGTCTGCAAATGGTACTAACATTGAAGAAGATAGAGATGCTCTTCAAAATGAAATTACGCAATTAAAAGCAGAAGTTGATAGAATTGCAGAAACTACTGAGTTCAACAAACAAACATTGCTTAAAGGTGATGGAGGAACAACACTTCAAGGTATTGGTATTGCTGCAGCTAGTGTGGGTGATTTAACAGGTGGAGCTGATTTGAGTACTACTGAAGCTACCAGCACTAATACTATTGGTGCAGCTGCAGATGCTACATCAAGTGTAGTATTTAATCTAAATGGACAAGCTTTAACAATTAATTTTGACGCTGCTGGAACATCAGGTGAAGCAAGTCATGTTGGTTATGATGTTACTCAAAATTCTGCAACAGTAAACATTGATGCTGCTCAAACTGTTGATGAAACAGCAACTGGTCTAAGAGATGCTCTTCAAAAAGTAATTGATAATAATACGGTATTAAAAGGTAACTATGTTGTATCAGGTACGGGTGCAGATGTAATTGTATCAGCAGTTAAAGGTGGAGCTTTTGAAGGTGCAGCAGGAAACATAGCTTTATCAACTAGTGGTGGTACTGATGTATTTGCTGGTGGTACAGCTGGTCCTGCAAATGTAGGAACAACTACAGCCCCTGCTCAAGCAACGAGAACTCTTACAATGCCAGCAGATGCAGTTGTTGCTGCAGGTCTTGAAGGAAAAGGAATTACAATTAATGGTACAGCATTAGAGTTTTATGATGCTACTAAAGGTGTTTACAAAGGTGATGCTCAAGGTATTGATATAGGTGGAGTTGCTACTAAAGCAGCTTTAACTAATGCAATTGTAGCACAGGCCAAAATTGATGGTGTTACATTAACCAATGTTGGTGATGATTTAGTAGTTACTGCTACTCAAGGTGGTAAAGCTGGAAATTCTATTGGAACTTCAGATGGTGGTATCCAAGAAGAATTCAAAGCTGAATTCCAAATTGGTGCAAATCAAGGTCAAAAAATGGAAATAAACATGAATGATATGAGAGGTAACGCATTAGGAATTAAGGATGTTGATATATCCACTACAACTGGTGCACAAAATGCGATTACAACAATAGAAGCTGCTTTATCAAAAGTATCTGATGAACGTTCTAAGTTAGGTGCTTTCCAAAACAGGCTTGAACATACCATTGCTAACTTAGATACTTCAGCAGAAAACTTACAGGCATCTGAATCAAGAATCAGAGACGTAGATATGGCTAAAGAAATGATGGAATTCACTAAGAATAATATTCTTGCACAAGCAGCTCAATCAATGCTAGCACAAGCAAATCAAGCACCTCAAGGTGTACTTCAACTATTAAGATAGTACAGAACGTTGAATTTTACATAGGGGACTCTAGTTTAACTAGAGTCTCTTTTGATATGTGAACAGTATTTCTAATATGCTGTATCTACCAAGTTGCATATAATGTTTTACATCATAAAAAATACCTAAGAATGCTTATTAGCTAGATACGTAAATAATAATGTTCTTCTTAAAATACAGTAAAACCAATTTTTTATTTAAATGATAGAAGTGACTAATTTAGTATTATACTTAAGTTCTTAGCTATTTTTTACGATATAATATATAGAAATAAATATGGGAGGTTATATGATGAGAGTTGATGTCAATAATGCAAGTAATCAGTATACGCCAAATGCTCAGGTTAATAGCAGGCATGTAGAGTTAGCATCTGAAGTTCAGAAATCAAAAGAATCAGATGAGCCCATTGATATGGGAATGCAACAAGAGCAAGATGTTATTGAAGCTATTGAAAAAGCAAACAAGCATTTTAGGTCTTATGATAGACGATTAGAATTTTCCATACATGAACAGACAAAGCAAATTATGGTTAAAGTTATTAGTACAGAAGATGATAGTATTATTAGAGAAATTCCATCAGAGAAGATACTGGATATGGTTGCAAAACTATGGGAAATGGCTGGTATTTTTGTAGATGAGAAAAGATAGGGAGTGAGTATATGGCAATACAGTTTTCCGGGTTAGCATCGGGGTTAGATACAGATGCTATTATTAAAGATTTAATGAATGCAGAAAGAATGAAGGTTGAAAAAATACAAAAACAAAAAACTAAACTAGAATGGAAAAAGGATATTTGGCAGGATATGAATTCGAAATTATATTCTTTTTTCACAAAGCATGTTTACGCATTAAAATCTAGTGGAACTTATATGAAGAAGAACGCCTATTCATCCAATGAAGTAGCAATATCAGCTAAAGCAACCATTAAAGCTACTAATGGGAATCATACCATTACGGTAAATCGGCTCGCAAAAGGTTCTTTTCTTACTGGAAATAAGATAGAATTAGATAAAAATGGTGCTGCTATTACATCTACATCGTTGGCAGAAGAGTTGATTGATTTTGGAGGCGTTACAAAGAAAACCATTAGTATTAGCTTGGATAATGGAACTACTTATACGGATATTGAAATCGAAAAAACAGATAGCATTGCAAGTGTTGTTAAAAAGATCAAAGAAAATGTAGAAGGTGTTAATGTTTCATTTGATGATAATTTTAATCGATTGATGATGTCCACTAAGAAGCAAGGAGATGGTAATCAGATTGTAGTTGCTGGAGATGACACATTACTTACAGGACTAGGTTTATTAGCTGGTAATCGAACTGGAACTATTGGAGAAGATGCAGAATTTGTTTATAATACCACAACTCTAACAAGTAGCAGTAACGAAGTGACAATTGATGGGTTAACACTAACGTTGAAAGCAGAAGGGGTAACGGCAAATATTAGTGTTAATCAAGATTCTGAAGCGATATATGACAATGTAAAGGAATTTGTTACAGAATATAATAAGTTGCTTACAGAAATTAATGAAAAAATTTATGCTGATAAAGCAACAGGATATGAGCCTCTAACTCAAGAAGAAAAAAAAGCTATGTCTGAAGATGAAGTTAAACTGTATGAAGAAAAAATTAAGAAGTCACTGTTGAGAAGAGATAGTATTTTATTTAGGTTAAGAGATTCCATGAGAAATATTCTAACTAACAGTAGTGGTATTGACACAACAGGGTTTACATATAGTCATTTATTAGACTTAGGGATTGTAACGGGTGATTATAAGGAAAAAGGTATTTTGCATATTAATGGTGATGAAGATGATGCATTATATGCACCCAAGAAAAATGCTCTTAAAGAAGCTATTGAAAATGATCCTGAAAAGGTCTCAGAACTACTAAATGCCTTGGGTGATAAACTATATTCCACTATGCAGGAGAAAATGAAATCAACTAAAGTAAGTAGCGCCCTTACCTTTTTCAGTGACAAACTGATGACAGAAGATATTGATGACTATAAAGATAAAATAAGTGAATTAGAAGAAAGATTAATACAAGTGGAACAGCGATATTACAGACAATTTACAGCCATGGAACAAGCCATACAAGCCATGAATAATCAAAGTGCTTCATTAGCGTCCATGCTGGGAGGAGGAGCTTAATGGTTAACAATGGATATAATCAGTATCAAAATAACGCTATCCTTACTGCATCACCACAAGAATTAACCCTAATGCTATACAACGGAGCTATTAAATTCTGTAATCAAGCAATTCAAGCCATTGATAATCAAGATATAGAAACTGCTCACGAATTGATTATTCGTGTAGAGGACATCATTGAAGAATTTATAATTACACTAGATGACAAATATCCTATTGCTGAAACATTTAAAAATATGTATGATTATATTCATCAGAGACTGATAGAAGCCAATATGAATAAAGATAAGACGATTTTAGAAGAGGTTCTAGGATACCTTAGGGAATTAAGAGATACTTGGAAGGAAGCTATGAAATTAGCTAAAAACCCAAATCCTAAGGTTACGAATGCTTAAGGATAAGGAGTGTTTATAATGGACATCGCAGCACTATCTACATCCCTTGCTCAGGGTAAAATTATGTCACAAGTAAGTGTTTCACTAGCTAAGATGGGGATGAACCTAGCCAAACAACAAGGACAAGCCCTCCAACAACTGGTAGAAACGTCCTCCATGGAACAATCCATTACACCTCATGTGGGAGGAAACATCGACATCAAGCTATGATACCAACAGCAACCATTTAGAAAAGAGGTATTGTCATGTCAGATATCCATACATATCTTAATATCTTAATGGATTCATTAGATAATAAGAAGGAATTACTTAAGAAAATCTATGAAGTAACCAAGGAACAAGCAGCCTATGTTAATGAAGAAACATTTGAACTGGATAAGTTCAGCAGCTATATGGATGAGAAACAAGCACACATTGATGCCATTGAACTTATTGATTCTGGATTTCAATCCACTTTTGATCGGATTGCGGAAGAGTTAGAACATCATGCAGAACCTTATAAAAATACCATTATATTATTGAAAGAAAAAATAACAGCTGTATCTGACATAGGTATCAACATACAAGTATTGGAAGAAAAAAATAAAGCAAAGATCGAAGAACATTTTTCTAGAAAGAAAAAGCGCATTAAATCTTTTAAGAAGAGCAAAGCAACAGCTTCCAATTATTATAAAAACATGAACAACACTTTCAAGGAGCAATCTTTCTTCCTTGATCAGAAGAAATAGAAGAAAACGTTGATAAATATGTGTCTACATGACACTAGCTATTAACTTTTTTTATCATAGACCCTGACATAGAACCTATAATGTGATACATGGAGTCGATTATAATGGAGTTTTCTTAATTTAATCATGATTCACTATTTAATACTATCAAGCTAGAACATATGACTATAATTTATATGTTCTAGCTTTTTTATATATGAAATATGTAGCCATATATCCCATTATATTAATATAGTATAATGAGTCTTGTGACCTATAACTAATAAAAAGAAGGTATACATGCTATTTAGTGATTCTATTTTACATGGTATTAGTAATTTTATTAAATTAAGTATAATATTATGCTTAATATATATTGTATTAGAAATTATATTTATTGTTGTGTTAATTTATGCATTGTATTATACTATAATATGAATTATACATAATTAATTCCATTATTAACGAGAACCTAATATCACACAAAATAAAATGACAGAATAATGAAAGGTTCTAATAAAATACTATATTATAAACGAAAGGAATGTACTTATGAAAAAACAGATAGTAAAAATAACAACATTAGTAATAATAATGACTATGGTCATAATCACAGGAAATTTCACTTGTGTATTGGCATCAGAGGCAGAAGGTATCGATATGTTTACTCATCAATATAGAACATTCATACAATATGCAGATGGAACAATAAAGGGTTCTGGGTTAGATCGGGAGGGTTCTCTTGGGGTAGGGTCAGATACTTTAACAGTATCTGATTATGACTATAAAAGCAGTTTAACCAATGTAATAGGAATCCCAACTAGCTCTAGGATAAAAAAAGTATTAAATACACAGAGATTGGCTTGTATTCTTACAGAAGAAGGTAATGTGTATATATCAGGAGATTCTTTATCGGCAGCTATGGGAACCCCAGTTAACTCTGTTGAAGCTGGGAAATTTCACAAGGTAGATTTTCCTGTTGTTGAAGATGTCTATCTTTCATTTGGAGGGAATGAGATTGTTGGTTTAACAAAAGATGGACAGGTATGGTATGTAGGTAGTGACCCAAACGGTATATCTGATAAATATCCAGCAACAGCTAATCGATTAATGGGTATTGATGCAGTGGTAGCTTTTGAAGCTAGAGGAGTTTTCTTCATAAAGGAGAATGGGGAATTATGGCAAGTACAGTCTCATGATACTGTACCTATTAAACTGAGTGGATTTAATACTGTAAAATCTATATGTACTCACACAGGAAGTAATTTTGTTCTTGAAGATAATGGAAACTTGATAGCTTGGGGTGATAATTACTCTAATATAATAAGTGATACTGATGGTGCAATTGATCTAGATAATAAGGTGATTTTTGATACAGATGTAAAAGAGTTTAAAGATACATACTACATAAAAAATTCTGGTGATATTTACTTCAAGTATAACAACAAATATA is drawn from Vallitalea pronyensis and contains these coding sequences:
- the fliW gene encoding flagellar assembly protein FliW is translated as MLMNTKHFGTIDMDDEHIITFEEGIFGFNDDHRFIILYENDLLCWLQSIDDVDIVLPMITTPLIFPEYQPEVKDELILRIGDLSDEDLMVHTIVVIPSDIEQMTTNLKAPIIINNKTKKGMQVILEDDQYQVKHNLYQHLKQYEQKVGE
- the csrA gene encoding carbon storage regulator CsrA, with amino-acid sequence MLALSRKKGEGIMIGEDIELVVLDIVGENVRLGIKAPKHVTIHRKEIFIQIREENKAALNSSKQSTDLLKNLLK
- a CDS encoding flagellin N-terminal helical domain-containing protein; protein product: MRINHNMLAMNTHRQMGTTGVNQSKSMEKLSSGLRINRAGDDAAGLAISEKMRGQIRGLNQASRNAQDGISMIQTAEGALNETQSILQRMRELAVQSANGTNIEEDRDALQNEITQLKAEVDRIAETTEFNKQTLLKGDGGTTLQGIGIAAASVGDLTGGADLSTTEATSTNTIGAAADATSSVVFNLNGQALTINFDAAGTSGEASHVGYDVTQNSATVNIDAAQTVDETATGLRDALQKVIDNNTVLKGNYVVSGTGADVIVSAVKGGAFEGAAGNIALSTSGGTDVFAGGTAGPANVGTTTAPAQATRTLTMPADAVVAAGLEGKGITINGTALEFYDATKGVYKGDAQGIDIGGVATKAALTNAIVAQAKIDGVTLTNVGDDLVVTATQGGKAGNSIGTSDGGIQEEFKAEFQIGANQGQKMEINMNDMRGNALGIKDVDISTTTGAQNAITTIEAALSKVSDERSKLGAFQNRLEHTIANLDTSAENLQASESRIRDVDMAKEMMEFTKNNILAQAAQSMLAQANQAPQGVLQLLR
- a CDS encoding flagellar protein FlaG: MMRVDVNNASNQYTPNAQVNSRHVELASEVQKSKESDEPIDMGMQQEQDVIEAIEKANKHFRSYDRRLEFSIHEQTKQIMVKVISTEDDSIIREIPSEKILDMVAKLWEMAGIFVDEKR
- the fliD gene encoding flagellar filament capping protein FliD, producing MAIQFSGLASGLDTDAIIKDLMNAERMKVEKIQKQKTKLEWKKDIWQDMNSKLYSFFTKHVYALKSSGTYMKKNAYSSNEVAISAKATIKATNGNHTITVNRLAKGSFLTGNKIELDKNGAAITSTSLAEELIDFGGVTKKTISISLDNGTTYTDIEIEKTDSIASVVKKIKENVEGVNVSFDDNFNRLMMSTKKQGDGNQIVVAGDDTLLTGLGLLAGNRTGTIGEDAEFVYNTTTLTSSSNEVTIDGLTLTLKAEGVTANISVNQDSEAIYDNVKEFVTEYNKLLTEINEKIYADKATGYEPLTQEEKKAMSEDEVKLYEEKIKKSLLRRDSILFRLRDSMRNILTNSSGIDTTGFTYSHLLDLGIVTGDYKEKGILHINGDEDDALYAPKKNALKEAIENDPEKVSELLNALGDKLYSTMQEKMKSTKVSSALTFFSDKLMTEDIDDYKDKISELEERLIQVEQRYYRQFTAMEQAIQAMNNQSASLASMLGGGA
- the fliS gene encoding flagellar export chaperone FliS, encoding MVNNGYNQYQNNAILTASPQELTLMLYNGAIKFCNQAIQAIDNQDIETAHELIIRVEDIIEEFIITLDDKYPIAETFKNMYDYIHQRLIEANMNKDKTILEEVLGYLRELRDTWKEAMKLAKNPNPKVTNA
- a CDS encoding YjfB family protein; this encodes MDIAALSTSLAQGKIMSQVSVSLAKMGMNLAKQQGQALQQLVETSSMEQSITPHVGGNIDIKL
- the flgN gene encoding flagellar export chaperone FlgN, whose translation is MSDIHTYLNILMDSLDNKKELLKKIYEVTKEQAAYVNEETFELDKFSSYMDEKQAHIDAIELIDSGFQSTFDRIAEELEHHAEPYKNTIILLKEKITAVSDIGINIQVLEEKNKAKIEEHFSRKKKRIKSFKKSKATASNYYKNMNNTFKEQSFFLDQKK